Proteins found in one Methanomicrobia archaeon genomic segment:
- the gatE gene encoding Glu-tRNA(Gln) amidotransferase subunit GatE, whose amino-acid sequence MDEEIEYANVGLKAGLEIHQQLDTGTKLFCNCPTQLREKKDATLTFLRYLRASKSEMGEVDAAAREEASISRAFIYKGYDSTCLVENDEEPPRELNQEAVDISLEVALLLNMALVDEIHTMRKIVIDGSNTCGFQRTALIATDGWLETAEGTVRVDSLCLEEDAAQKIETEGTAVSYSLDRLGIPLVEIGTAPDIKTPEQAVHVAEQLGMILRSTGKVKRGLGTIRQDINISIAAGARVEIKGVQELRLIGEIVRHEIQRQQKLLELREELKRRGARIEHRVLDLSGIFTDTESRVIRTAGGQVFGVCLRGFAGVLGTELQPGRRFGTELADFARKYGAGLMHTDELPAYGITDAEVAALRQVFDAADADCVVLVAAPETRAEQALQAVLQRAEVALRAIPLETRRALPNGTSAYMRPLPGAARMYPETDVPPVLLAPERLRFIAAHLPETFEHRTARYMATFGLNDELADKIARSMQFQLFEQIMNAYPQVPVTLVVRTLTDTLIELTQAGVDVSSLADQQFMAIFKSLSEDAFAKEAVPELVKFIAGEPGVGIEQAIEALGLSTSTAEVEQVIGVIVTEKRAFILEKGERAVGPLMGVVMQELRGKVDGRTLNRLLTAKVKEVLERG is encoded by the coding sequence ATGGACGAAGAGATCGAGTACGCGAACGTGGGCCTTAAAGCGGGCTTGGAGATCCACCAGCAGCTGGATACGGGGACAAAGCTCTTCTGCAACTGCCCCACGCAGCTGCGGGAGAAGAAGGACGCGACGCTCACCTTTCTGCGGTACCTCCGTGCCTCGAAGAGCGAGATGGGCGAGGTGGACGCAGCGGCACGTGAAGAGGCGAGCATCAGCCGTGCGTTCATTTACAAAGGGTATGACAGCACCTGCCTGGTGGAGAACGACGAGGAGCCGCCGCGTGAATTGAATCAGGAGGCGGTTGATATCTCGTTAGAGGTCGCGCTGCTCCTGAACATGGCGCTGGTAGATGAGATCCACACGATGCGGAAGATCGTGATCGATGGCTCGAACACCTGTGGCTTCCAGCGCACCGCGTTAATCGCGACCGATGGCTGGCTTGAGACCGCGGAAGGGACGGTGCGGGTGGATTCGCTCTGTCTGGAGGAGGATGCGGCTCAGAAGATCGAGACCGAGGGCACCGCGGTAAGCTATTCTCTCGACCGCCTGGGCATTCCGCTCGTCGAGATCGGCACCGCGCCGGACATCAAGACGCCGGAGCAGGCGGTGCACGTTGCTGAGCAACTGGGCATGATCCTCCGGTCCACGGGCAAGGTGAAACGCGGTTTGGGGACGATCCGTCAGGATATCAATATCTCCATCGCAGCGGGCGCGCGCGTGGAGATCAAGGGCGTGCAGGAGTTGCGCTTGATCGGCGAGATCGTGCGTCATGAAATACAACGGCAGCAGAAGCTGCTCGAGCTACGCGAGGAGTTGAAACGGCGTGGTGCCCGGATCGAGCACCGTGTTCTTGATCTATCCGGCATATTCACGGACACGGAGTCGCGGGTGATCAGGACCGCAGGCGGACAGGTCTTTGGCGTCTGTCTGCGCGGCTTTGCGGGCGTGCTGGGCACGGAGCTCCAACCGGGTCGGCGGTTTGGCACGGAACTGGCGGATTTCGCGCGGAAGTATGGCGCGGGCCTGATGCATACCGATGAGCTGCCCGCGTATGGTATTACTGACGCGGAAGTAGCGGCACTGCGGCAGGTGTTCGACGCGGCCGATGCGGACTGTGTTGTGCTCGTTGCGGCGCCTGAGACGCGTGCGGAACAGGCGTTGCAGGCGGTGTTGCAGCGGGCCGAGGTCGCGCTGCGGGCGATACCGCTGGAGACGAGGCGGGCACTGCCGAACGGTACCAGCGCGTATATGCGACCGCTTCCGGGCGCGGCGCGTATGTACCCGGAGACGGACGTGCCGCCGGTTCTGCTCGCTCCTGAGCGGCTGCGCTTCATCGCCGCGCATCTGCCTGAGACCTTTGAGCATCGCACGGCCCGCTATATGGCGACCTTTGGCTTGAACGATGAGCTCGCCGATAAGATCGCCCGGAGCATGCAGTTCCAGCTCTTCGAGCAGATCATGAACGCATACCCGCAGGTGCCCGTGACCCTCGTGGTGAGAACGCTTACGGATACCCTTATCGAGCTGACGCAGGCGGGTGTGGACGTGTCGTCGCTGGCTGATCAGCAGTTCATGGCTATCTTCAAATCGCTGTCTGAGGACGCATTTGCAAAGGAGGCGGTGCCCGAGCTGGTGAAATTCATCGCGGGCGAGCCGGGTGTGGGTATTGAGCAGGCGATCGAAGCGCTTGGACTGAGCACCAGCACCGCGGAGGTCGAACAGGTGATCGGGGTGATCGTGACCGAGAAGCGGGCGTTCATCTTGGAGAAGGGCGAGCGAGCGGTCGGGCCGCTGATGGGTGTGGTGATGCAGGAGCTCAGGGGCAAGGTGGACGGCCGGACGCTGAACAGGCTGTTGACGGCGAAGGTGAAAGAGGTCCTGGAGCGTGGTTGA